A region from the Pseudomonas sp. Teo4 genome encodes:
- a CDS encoding methyl-accepting chemotaxis protein, translating into MSATVQEVAQNAEQASLAATDADQQAQQGDQVVAEAISRIEQLAGQMDHCLTAMQHLAGESERIGSILDVIKSVSEQTNLLALNAAIEAARAGEAGRGFAVVADEVRGLAQRTQQSTEEIEQLIENLHSGTDEVTNLLDSSKRLTEQSVELSRKAGYALSQITDTVSTIQGMNQQIATASEEQSVVAEQINRSVINVRDASDQTSTASEQTAQSSGELEQLGQQLRGMVGRFSL; encoded by the coding sequence ATGAGCGCGACCGTGCAGGAAGTGGCACAAAATGCCGAACAGGCGTCACTGGCAGCGACCGATGCCGACCAGCAGGCACAACAGGGTGATCAGGTCGTGGCCGAGGCCATCAGCCGAATTGAGCAACTGGCCGGGCAGATGGACCATTGCCTGACGGCGATGCAGCACCTTGCAGGAGAAAGCGAGCGGATTGGCAGCATTCTCGATGTGATCAAGTCGGTGTCCGAGCAGACCAATCTGCTGGCGCTGAACGCCGCCATCGAGGCCGCCCGCGCCGGTGAAGCCGGGCGCGGCTTTGCCGTGGTTGCCGACGAAGTGCGGGGGTTGGCACAGCGCACCCAGCAGTCGACCGAAGAAATCGAGCAGTTGATCGAAAACCTGCACAGCGGAACCGACGAAGTCACCAACCTGCTCGACAGCAGCAAGCGCCTGACCGAGCAGAGTGTCGAACTAAGCCGCAAGGCCGGATATGCCTTGAGCCAGATCACCGATACCGTTTCCACGATCCAGGGCATGAACCAGCAGATCGCCACGGCCAGCGAGGAGCAGAGCGTGGTGGCCGAACAGATCAACCGGAGCGTGATCAATGTGCGTGATGCGTCGGACCAGACCAGTACGGCCAGTGAGCAGACGGCGCAGTCCAGTGGTGAGCTGGAGCAGTTGGGGCAGCAGCTGAGGGGGATGGTGGGACGGTTCAGTCTCTAG
- a CDS encoding amino acid ABC transporter ATP-binding protein — protein sequence MIEVRDLLKVFDTRGQVVRAVDKVTTRVAKGEVVVVLGPSGSGKSTFLRCLNGLEHFDEGHVAIDGLQLDDPKTDINAYRREVGMVFQHFNLFPHMTVLENLCLAQKVVRKRGKAEREAKARALLEKVGISQKANEYPSRLSGGQQQRVAIARALAMEPKVMLFDEPTSALDPEMVGEVLDVMKTLAQEGMTMVCVTHEMGFAREVADRVLFFDHGKLLEDSSPAEFFASPKDPRAQAFLRQVL from the coding sequence GTGATTGAAGTCCGTGACCTGTTGAAAGTCTTCGACACCCGTGGCCAAGTGGTGCGCGCGGTGGACAAGGTGACCACGCGCGTAGCCAAGGGCGAAGTGGTGGTGGTGCTTGGCCCGTCGGGTTCGGGTAAGTCGACGTTCCTGCGCTGCCTCAATGGCCTGGAGCACTTCGATGAAGGCCATGTGGCCATCGATGGTCTGCAGCTGGACGACCCGAAGACCGATATCAACGCCTACCGCCGCGAAGTTGGCATGGTGTTCCAGCATTTCAACCTGTTCCCGCACATGACCGTGCTGGAGAACCTGTGCCTGGCACAGAAAGTCGTGCGCAAGCGTGGCAAGGCCGAGCGCGAGGCCAAGGCCCGGGCATTGTTGGAAAAGGTTGGCATTTCGCAGAAGGCCAACGAGTACCCGTCGCGTCTATCCGGCGGCCAGCAGCAGCGCGTGGCGATTGCCCGGGCATTGGCCATGGAACCGAAGGTGATGCTGTTCGATGAGCCCACTTCGGCGCTCGACCCGGAAATGGTCGGTGAAGTGCTCGATGTCATGAAGACCCTGGCCCAGGAAGGCATGACCATGGTCTGCGTGACCCACGAAATGGGCTTTGCCCGGGAAGTGGCGGACCGTGTGTTGTTCTTCGATCACGGCAAGCTGCTGGAAGATTCGTCGCCCGCTGAGTTCTTCGCATCGCCGAAGGACCCGCGTGCCCAGGCGTTCCTGCGCCAGGTGCTGTAA
- a CDS encoding amino acid ABC transporter permease: MIKHKKPQWPWHALTALVLVGLAFSLYLATSMISYEWRWNRVPQYFAYQAEEAQRAAGYGTVQDIVVSGDTARVTLKDENGDEQVLDVAKDSLQLSRGDDVSEGDQIGVTRHWAAGPLAWGLWTTLWISVVSGAMGLVIGLFAGLCRLSNNPTLRDLSTVYVELVRGTPLLVQIFIFYFFIGTVLNLSREFAGVAALALFTGAYVAEIVRAGVQSIAKGQNEAARSLGLNAGQSMRHVILPQAFKRVLPPLAGQFISLVKDTSLVSVIAITELTKSGREAITTSFSTFEIWFCVAGLYLLINLPLSHMASRLERRLAQSD, from the coding sequence GTGATCAAACACAAGAAACCCCAGTGGCCCTGGCATGCGCTGACCGCGCTGGTCCTGGTGGGCCTGGCGTTCAGCCTGTACCTGGCCACCTCGATGATTTCCTACGAGTGGCGCTGGAACCGCGTGCCGCAATACTTCGCCTACCAGGCCGAGGAAGCCCAGCGCGCAGCCGGTTACGGCACGGTTCAGGACATCGTCGTTTCCGGTGACACCGCGCGTGTCACGCTCAAGGACGAAAACGGCGACGAGCAAGTGCTCGACGTGGCCAAGGACAGCCTGCAACTGAGCCGCGGTGACGATGTCTCCGAAGGCGACCAGATTGGTGTAACCCGTCACTGGGCAGCCGGTCCGCTGGCTTGGGGCTTGTGGACCACACTGTGGATTTCGGTGGTTTCCGGGGCTATGGGCCTGGTCATTGGCCTGTTTGCCGGGCTGTGCCGGCTTTCCAATAACCCGACCCTGCGCGACCTGTCGACCGTCTACGTCGAACTGGTGCGCGGTACGCCGTTGCTGGTGCAGATCTTCATCTTCTACTTCTTCATCGGCACCGTACTCAACCTGTCCCGTGAATTTGCCGGGGTTGCTGCGCTGGCGCTGTTCACGGGGGCCTACGTCGCCGAAATCGTCCGTGCCGGCGTACAGTCGATCGCCAAGGGTCAGAACGAAGCAGCCCGCTCGCTGGGCCTTAATGCTGGCCAGTCGATGCGCCATGTGATTCTGCCGCAGGCGTTCAAGCGTGTGCTGCCACCGTTGGCCGGGCAGTTCATCAGCCTGGTCAAGGACACCTCGCTGGTATCGGTGATCGCGATCACCGAACTGACCAAGAGCGGCCGCGAGGCCATTACCACCTCGTTCTCGACTTTCGAGATCTGGTTCTGCGTGGCAGGCCTGTACCTGCTGATCAACCTGCCGCTGTCGCACATGGCCAGCCGGCTTGAGCGGAGGCTTGCGCAAAGTGATTGA
- a CDS encoding transporter substrate-binding domain-containing protein, whose protein sequence is MKKYLSRLLVGVTALVAVTAAQAGAIDDAVKRGTLRVGMDPTYMPFQMTNKRGEIIGFEVDILKAMAKSMGVKLETVSTAYDGIIPALLTDKFDMIGSGMTLTQERNLRLNFSEPFIVVGQTLLIRKELAGEIKSYKDLNNEKYRITSKLGTTGEMVSKKLIAKAKYHGYDNEQEAVMDVVNGKADAFVYDAPYNVVAVEKAGAGKLLFLEEPFTYEPLAFGLKKGDYDSINFINNFLHQIKHDGTYDRIHDKWFKNKDWLKEME, encoded by the coding sequence ATCAAGAAATACCTCTCGCGACTGCTGGTCGGTGTAACCGCCCTGGTCGCCGTGACGGCGGCCCAGGCTGGCGCCATCGACGACGCGGTCAAGCGCGGCACCCTGCGTGTGGGCATGGACCCGACCTACATGCCGTTCCAGATGACCAACAAGCGCGGCGAAATCATTGGTTTTGAAGTCGATATCCTCAAAGCCATGGCCAAGTCCATGGGCGTCAAGCTGGAGACCGTCTCCACCGCCTATGACGGGATCATCCCGGCCCTGCTGACCGACAAGTTCGACATGATCGGCAGCGGCATGACCCTGACCCAGGAGCGCAACCTGCGCCTGAACTTCAGCGAACCCTTCATCGTCGTTGGCCAGACCCTGCTGATCCGCAAGGAGCTGGCGGGCGAAATCAAGTCGTACAAGGACCTGAACAACGAGAAGTACCGCATCACCTCCAAGCTCGGCACCACTGGCGAAATGGTTTCCAAGAAGCTGATCGCCAAGGCCAAGTACCACGGCTACGACAACGAGCAGGAAGCGGTGATGGATGTGGTCAACGGCAAAGCCGATGCCTTCGTCTATGACGCGCCGTACAACGTCGTGGCGGTAGAGAAGGCTGGCGCTGGCAAGCTGCTGTTCCTCGAAGAACCCTTCACCTACGAGCCGCTGGCCTTCGGCCTGAAGAAAGGCGACTACGACAGCATCAACTTCATCAACAACTTCCTGCACCAGATCAAGCATGACGGGACCTACGATCGTATTCACGACAAGTGGTTCAAGAACAAGGACTGGCTGAAGGAAATGGAATAA
- the mdoH gene encoding glucans biosynthesis glucosyltransferase MdoH: MSNSSARPESLGEYLAHLPLSDEQRAELASCSSFSELHQRLAANPAADSAEAVQASVGPRLTVGSAAELEDAEMLGVDGSGRLCLKIAPPIKRTKVVPEPWRTNVLIRMWRRMTGRTNAPQPPKRELPPARWRTVGSIRRYILLALMIGQTIVAGWYMKGILPYQGWSFVDFDEVVNQPLWDTVVQVWPYALQTSILILFGILFCWVSAGFWTALMGFLELLTGRDKYKISGSSAGNEPIAPEARTALVMPICNEDVPRVFAGLRATFESVAASGNLDRFDFFVLSDTNDTDIAVAEQQAWLDVCRETKGFGRIFYRRRRRRVKRKSGNLDDFCRRWGGDYKYMVVLDADSVMSGECLSSLVRLMEANPDAGIIQTGPKASGMDTLYARLQQFATRVYGPLFTAGLHFWQLGESHYWGHNAIIRMKPFIEHCALAPLPGKGAFAGAILSHDFVEAALMRRAGWGVWIAYDLPGSYEELPPNLLDELKRDRRWCHGNLMNFRLFLVKGMHPVHRAVFLTGVMSYLSAPLWFLFLVLSTALLATNTLMEPQYFIEPYQLYPLWPQWHPEKAVALFSTTIVLLFLPKLLSVILIWAKGATEYGGRIKVTLSMLMEMLFSMLLAPVRMIFHTRFVLAAFLGWAATWNSPQRDDDSTPWSEAARRHGPQTLLGIAWAALVAWLNPSFLWWLAPIVGSLVLSIPVSVISSRTRLGLAAKDEKLFLIPEEYATPQELLATDQYTHENRWHALHDGFVRAVVDPRQNALACAMATARHGQAAPIEALRVERVAKALEVGPSGLDLNTRLALLSDPVALSRLHEQVWAGHHAAWIDVWRASIKNDPHSPLLPLHPEHEGQPTLVGA; this comes from the coding sequence ATGAGTAACTCAAGCGCAAGGCCGGAATCGCTTGGCGAATACCTGGCCCACCTACCACTGAGCGACGAGCAGCGTGCGGAACTCGCCAGCTGCTCATCGTTCAGTGAGCTGCACCAACGTCTGGCGGCCAATCCGGCCGCCGACTCTGCCGAGGCCGTCCAGGCCTCGGTAGGCCCGCGCCTGACCGTGGGCAGCGCCGCCGAGCTGGAGGACGCCGAAATGCTCGGCGTCGACGGCAGTGGTCGGCTGTGCCTGAAGATCGCTCCGCCGATCAAGCGCACCAAGGTCGTGCCCGAACCCTGGCGCACCAACGTACTGATTCGCATGTGGCGGCGCATGACCGGCCGCACCAACGCGCCGCAGCCGCCCAAGCGTGAGCTGCCGCCAGCGCGCTGGCGCACGGTCGGTTCGATTCGCCGCTACATCCTGCTTGCCTTGATGATCGGCCAGACCATCGTCGCCGGCTGGTACATGAAGGGCATCCTGCCTTATCAGGGCTGGTCGTTCGTCGATTTCGACGAAGTGGTCAACCAACCGCTCTGGGACACCGTGGTGCAGGTCTGGCCCTATGCACTGCAGACGTCGATCCTGATCCTGTTCGGCATCCTGTTCTGCTGGGTTTCGGCAGGTTTCTGGACCGCCCTGATGGGCTTCCTCGAACTGCTCACCGGGCGTGACAAGTACAAGATTTCGGGCAGCAGCGCTGGCAATGAGCCGATTGCCCCCGAAGCGCGCACCGCGCTGGTGATGCCGATCTGCAACGAAGACGTGCCACGGGTGTTCGCCGGCTTGCGCGCCACCTTCGAGTCGGTGGCCGCCAGCGGCAACCTCGACCGTTTCGACTTCTTCGTGCTCAGCGACACCAACGACACCGACATTGCCGTCGCCGAGCAGCAGGCCTGGTTGGATGTATGCCGCGAAACCAAAGGTTTCGGCCGCATCTTCTACCGCCGTCGCCGCCGTCGGGTGAAACGCAAGAGCGGCAACCTCGACGACTTCTGCCGTCGCTGGGGTGGCGATTACAAGTACATGGTCGTGCTCGACGCCGACAGCGTCATGAGCGGCGAGTGCCTGAGCAGCCTGGTGCGCCTGATGGAGGCCAACCCGGACGCCGGCATCATCCAGACCGGGCCGAAAGCCTCGGGCATGGACACCCTGTATGCGCGCCTGCAGCAGTTCGCCACCCGTGTGTACGGGCCGCTGTTCACCGCCGGCCTGCACTTCTGGCAGCTGGGCGAGTCGCACTACTGGGGCCACAACGCGATCATCCGCATGAAGCCGTTCATCGAGCACTGCGCCTTGGCGCCGTTGCCGGGCAAGGGCGCCTTTGCCGGTGCAATCCTGTCCCACGACTTCGTCGAAGCCGCGCTGATGCGCCGTGCCGGTTGGGGCGTGTGGATCGCCTATGACCTGCCGGGCAGCTACGAAGAACTGCCGCCGAACCTGCTCGACGAGCTCAAGCGTGACCGTCGCTGGTGCCACGGCAACCTGATGAACTTCCGCCTGTTCCTGGTCAAGGGCATGCACCCGGTGCACCGTGCGGTGTTCCTCACCGGCGTGATGTCTTACCTGTCGGCACCGCTGTGGTTCCTGTTCCTGGTGCTGTCGACCGCGCTGCTGGCCACCAACACGCTGATGGAGCCGCAGTACTTCATCGAGCCGTACCAGCTCTACCCGCTGTGGCCGCAGTGGCACCCGGAGAAGGCCGTCGCGCTGTTCTCCACTACCATCGTGCTGCTGTTCCTGCCGAAGCTGCTCAGCGTCATCCTGATCTGGGCCAAGGGCGCCACCGAGTACGGCGGTCGCATCAAGGTCACCTTGTCGATGCTGATGGAGATGCTGTTCTCCATGTTGCTGGCACCGGTGCGAATGATCTTCCACACCCGCTTCGTGCTGGCTGCGTTCCTCGGCTGGGCTGCGACCTGGAACTCGCCGCAGCGTGACGACGACTCCACGCCATGGAGCGAAGCTGCGCGCCGTCACGGCCCGCAGACCCTGCTGGGCATCGCCTGGGCCGCTCTGGTGGCGTGGCTGAACCCGAGCTTCCTGTGGTGGCTGGCGCCGATCGTCGGCTCTCTGGTGCTGTCGATTCCGGTGTCGGTGATTTCCAGCCGTACGCGCCTGGGCCTGGCGGCCAAGGACGAGAAGCTGTTCCTCATCCCCGAGGAGTACGCGACGCCGCAGGAGCTGCTGGCGACCGACCAGTACACCCACGAGAACCGCTGGCACGCCCTGCACGACGGCTTCGTGCGTGCCGTGGTCGACCCGCGGCAGAACGCATTGGCCTGCGCCATGGCCACTGCTCGTCATGGTCAGGCCGCGCCGATCGAGGCTCTGCGCGTCGAACGTGTAGCTAAAGCGCTGGAAGTGGGCCCGAGCGGGCTGGACCTCAACACCCGCCTGGCACTGCTGAGCGACCCGGTTGCCTTGTCGCGCCTGCATGAGCAGGTGTGGGCCGGGCACCATGCGGCGTGGATCGATGTGTGGCGTGCTTCGATCAAGAACGACCCGCATTCGCCGCTGTTGCCGCTGCATCCGGAGCATGAAGGTCAGCCGACCCTCGTCGGCGCCTGA
- a CDS encoding glucan biosynthesis protein G, which yields MIVSPHNASRIPGNRLRKALMASVALVGLMSAGQLWAFNLDDVAAKAKDLAGQKYEAPKSNLPAVFRDMKFADYQKIRFLQEKAEWAKDKTPFKLSFYHQGMHFDTPVKINEVTASKVEEIKYDPNRFEFGDVPHDPETTKNLGYAGFRVLYPINKADKQDEIMTLLGASYFRVVGKGHVYGLSARGLAIDTALPSGEEFPRFTEFWVEKPKPADKHLVIYALLDSPRSTGAYKLTLRPGSDTIVDVKSRVFLRDQVSRLGIAPLTSMFLFGPNQPSKVLNYRPALHDSEGLAIQAGNGEWLWRPLNNPKHLAVSNFSIENPRGFGLMQRQRAFSDYEDLDDNYQKRPSAWIEPKGDWGKGTVDLVEIPTADETNDNIVAFWSPEKLPEPGKPFEYDYRLHWTIDEAKFQAPDLGWVKQTLRSTGDVKQSNLIRQPDGSVAFLVDFAGPALASLPEDTAVRSQISVGDNAEVVENNLRYNPETKGWRLTLRLKIKEANKSTEMRAALVRDVPVEPAKDAKQDKAAAKHAKAEKAAKAEQSAKAEQPAADAASTNGTPATTEKVLTETWSYQLPADE from the coding sequence GTGATTGTTAGTCCCCATAATGCATCAAGAATCCCCGGCAATCGGCTGCGCAAGGCCCTGATGGCCAGTGTGGCACTGGTTGGCCTGATGAGCGCGGGCCAGCTGTGGGCGTTCAATCTTGACGACGTTGCAGCCAAGGCAAAGGATCTGGCCGGCCAGAAGTACGAAGCACCGAAAAGCAATCTGCCTGCCGTATTCCGCGACATGAAGTTCGCCGACTACCAGAAGATTCGCTTCCTGCAGGAGAAAGCGGAGTGGGCCAAGGACAAGACCCCCTTCAAGCTGTCCTTCTACCACCAGGGCATGCACTTCGACACGCCGGTGAAAATCAACGAAGTCACCGCCAGCAAGGTCGAGGAAATCAAGTACGACCCGAACCGCTTCGAGTTCGGTGACGTCCCGCACGACCCGGAAACCACCAAGAACCTGGGTTACGCCGGTTTCCGCGTGCTTTACCCGATCAACAAGGCCGACAAGCAGGACGAGATCATGACCCTGCTTGGCGCCAGCTACTTCCGCGTCGTCGGCAAGGGCCACGTGTATGGCCTGTCGGCCCGTGGCCTGGCCATCGACACCGCGCTGCCGTCGGGCGAAGAGTTCCCGCGCTTCACCGAGTTCTGGGTCGAGAAGCCCAAGCCTGCCGACAAGCACCTGGTGATCTACGCCCTGCTTGACTCGCCGCGCTCCACCGGCGCTTACAAACTGACCCTGCGTCCGGGCAGCGACACCATCGTCGACGTCAAGTCGCGCGTATTCCTGCGTGACCAGGTCAGCCGCCTGGGCATCGCCCCGCTGACCAGCATGTTCCTGTTCGGCCCGAACCAGCCATCGAAGGTCCTGAACTACCGTCCGGCCCTGCATGACTCCGAAGGCCTGGCAATTCAAGCCGGCAACGGCGAGTGGCTGTGGCGTCCGCTGAATAACCCGAAACACCTGGCCGTAAGCAACTTCAGCATCGAGAACCCGCGTGGTTTCGGCCTGATGCAGCGTCAGCGCGCGTTCAGCGACTATGAAGACCTCGACGACAACTACCAGAAGCGCCCGAGCGCCTGGATCGAGCCTAAGGGTGATTGGGGCAAGGGTACCGTCGATCTGGTCGAGATCCCGACTGCCGACGAGACCAACGACAATATCGTGGCCTTCTGGAGCCCGGAGAAGCTGCCTGAACCAGGTAAGCCGTTCGAGTACGACTACCGCCTGCACTGGACCATCGACGAGGCCAAGTTCCAGGCCCCGGATCTGGGCTGGGTCAAGCAGACCCTGCGCTCCACTGGCGATGTCAAACAGTCCAACCTGATCCGTCAGCCTGACGGCAGCGTGGCCTTCCTGGTCGATTTCGCCGGCCCGGCGCTGGCCAGCTTGCCGGAAGACACCGCGGTGCGCAGCCAGATCAGCGTCGGCGACAACGCCGAGGTGGTCGAGAACAACCTGCGTTACAACCCAGAAACCAAGGGCTGGCGCCTGACCCTGCGCTTGAAGATCAAGGAAGCCAACAAATCCACCGAAATGCGCGCGGCATTGGTACGCGACGTTCCGGTCGAGCCGGCCAAGGATGCCAAGCAGGACAAGGCTGCCGCCAAGCATGCCAAAGCTGAGAAGGCCGCCAAGGCCGAACAATCTGCCAAGGCCGAACAACCTGCCGCCGATGCGGCGTCCACCAACGGGACCCCGGCCACCACCGAAAAAGTGCTGACCGAGACCTGGAGCTATCAGTTGCCTGCCGATGAGTAA
- the dtd gene encoding D-aminoacyl-tRNA deacylase: MKGLLQRVRAARVEVAGEIVGAIDQGLLVLVAVEPGDTREHADKLLHKLLNYRVFSDEQGKMNLSLKDVGGGLLLVSQFTLAADTRSGMRPSFSTAASPALGAELFDYLLQKAKGQHGDVASGRFGADMQVHLVNDGPVTFMLQI; the protein is encoded by the coding sequence ATGAAAGGGTTGTTGCAACGCGTACGCGCCGCCAGGGTAGAGGTTGCAGGGGAGATCGTCGGCGCCATCGACCAGGGTTTGCTGGTGCTGGTGGCCGTTGAACCTGGCGATACGCGCGAACATGCCGATAAATTGCTGCATAAGCTGCTTAACTATCGGGTGTTCAGCGACGAGCAGGGCAAGATGAACCTGTCACTCAAGGATGTCGGTGGCGGTCTGCTGCTGGTGTCACAGTTCACTCTGGCCGCCGATACGCGCAGTGGGATGCGTCCGAGCTTCTCGACAGCCGCTTCACCTGCCTTGGGCGCAGAACTGTTCGACTATCTTCTGCAGAAAGCCAAGGGGCAGCACGGTGATGTGGCCAGCGGTCGCTTCGGCGCGGACATGCAGGTGCACTTGGTCAATGATGGCCCCGTAACATTTATGTTACAAATATGA